A genomic window from Mustela erminea isolate mMusErm1 chromosome 16, mMusErm1.Pri, whole genome shotgun sequence includes:
- the EFCAB1 gene encoding EF-hand calcium-binding domain-containing protein 1 codes for MNRKKLQKLTDTLIKNCKHFNKFEVNCLINLFYNLVGEVTERQGTTIGLDRNAFRNILHVTFGMTDDMIMDRVFRGFDKDNDGCVNVSEWIYGLSVFLRGTLEEKMKYCFEVFDLNGDGFISKEEMFHMLKNSLLKQPSEEDPDEGIKDLVEITLKKMDHDHDGKLSFTDYEQAVREETLLLEAFGPCLPDPKSHMEFEAQVFKDPSEFNDI; via the exons TTAATAAATTTGAAGTAAACTGtcttataaatcttttttataatttgGTGGGAGAAGTAACAGAGCGGCAAGGTACCACCATTGGGCTAGATCGTAATGCATTTCGAAACATCCTACACGTGACATTTGGAAtgacagatgacatgattatggACAGAG TATTCCGAGGTTTTGATAAGGACAACGATGGCTGTGTAAACGTATCAGAGTGGATTTATGGATTATCAGTATTTCTTCGAGgaactttggaagaaaaaatgaaat attgctttGAGGTGTTTGATTTGAATGGTGATGGATTCATTTCAAAGGAGGAAATGTTCCATATGTTGAAGAACAGCCTACTCAAACAGCCATCTGAAGAAGACCCTGATGAAGGAATTAAAGATTTGGTtgaaataacacttaaaaaaatg gatcatgaccatgATGGGAAGCTGTCTTTCACAGACTATGAACAGGCTGTAAGAGAAGAGACCCTTCTACTAGAAGCTTTTGGACCATGTCTTCCTGATCCAAAG AGTCATATGGAATTTGAAGCTCAAGTATTCAAAGATCCGAGTGAATTCAATGATATATGA